AACCAATCATGGTAACTTGCCAAGCAGCGGTGAAAACCGCGTCCGCTGCGTGTGGATCGTTCATGATATTCGCTTCTGCCACTGGCGATACATTACCGTACTCAATCGCTGTGCCGCCCATCAATACAACTTCATCGACAAGGTTAGCCACTTCTGGGTCTAAGATAAGTGCTGCGGCTAGATTACCCAAAGGACCCAATGCGATGATGGTCACTTCACCGGGAAACTCACGCACGGTATCGACAATAAATTGCGCCGCACTTTTAGTAATCGCTTTGCCTTTGGGTGCTGGCCAATTGATGTTACCAAACCCATCTTTACCATGTACAAAATCAGGATGTGGGCGCGGCGCAATTACAAAAGGAACCGAGACACCTTGAGCTACAGGCACGTTGACTTTCGCAATCTCCGTTAACGATATGGCATTTTGTGTTGCCAACTCCACGGGGACATTACCAAACGTTGTCGTTAAACCCAATACGTCTAACTGTGGTGCTTGGAATGCAAAGAAAATCGCCATCGCATCATCAATGCCTGGATCCGTATCAATAATAATTTTACGAGCCATGTTTACCTTCCTCTTTTGACAGTGCATTATTGGCTATGTGTTTTTGTCTAATTCTTTTTTGGAAAACTGTTTTTAGCTAACTATTTTTGGCAAGAAAGGCAGTCACTTCATCTTGTGTTGGGATAGAAGACGCTGCGCCCAAACGAGTAACGCAAATAGCTGAAGCGGCACAAGCTCGAGTGATTGACTGCGTGATGTCATCGCCATTCATTAGTGAAGCCAAACAAAAACCAATAAAGGTATCTCCAGCGGCCGTCGTATCAACGGCTTTAACTGAAAATGCTTTAACGAATAGTTTCTCTTTTCCAGCACTCTCTTTTCCGGAAAAGTAGCATACACCAGCTTTACCCAGTGTTATCAATACAGCAAGCTCAGGATAGGCCTTAGGAAAAGCAGCAATGGTACTGTCAATATCAGATGTACCAATTAAATCCATCGCCTCCACTTCGTTCACGATTAATAAATCAACGAAACCTAATACTTTTTTGGTTAATTCAGCGTCCATCGGTGCCGGGTTAAACGCCACTTTAACACCATGCTCTTGCGCCTTGCGCATCGTATATTCGATAAGATTGGTTTCATTTTGCAATAAAACCCAATCTCCAGCCGCTGCCTGAGATAACACTTGATCTACTTGTTCTTCTGTCAGCGCGTGATTTGCACCTTGATACAAGATAATCGAATTTTCGGCTTCTTTATTTAATTGAATAATAGCGTGCCCCGTCGGCACATCAATTTTCTCTATTAAAGCAGTATCCACACCAAGTGACTCTAACTGCTTAATAATGGCTTGATCATTATAGTGAATAGCGCCTACATGCTTCACTCTGGCACCCGCTTTCGCTAGTGCGACAGATTGATTTGCACCTTTTCCGCCCAATAAGCACTGATAGCTATTAGAGGCCATGGTTTCGCCTGGTCGAACAAAATGATCAAGCTGATAAAGGTGGTCGAGGTTAATCGAACCAAA
This genomic stretch from Marinomonas primoryensis harbors:
- a CDS encoding nucleoside hydrolase, with the protein product MARKIIIDTDPGIDDAMAIFFAFQAPQLDVLGLTTTFGNVPVELATQNAISLTEIAKVNVPVAQGVSVPFVIAPRPHPDFVHGKDGFGNINWPAPKGKAITKSAAQFIVDTVREFPGEVTIIALGPLGNLAAALILDPEVANLVDEVVLMGGTAIEYGNVSPVAEANIMNDPHAADAVFTAAWQVTMIGLDVTHQVLLDNSILERIKAANPVEGGFLYDCAQHYINFYSSRFDMDGCYFHDASTIAYVMDPSIFGVELGAVRVSCEGIGIGQTIFAPQGMEFPEPHWNNVPMTQVCMEVDSEKLLALFETTLS
- a CDS encoding ribokinase, encoding MTIYNFGSINLDHLYQLDHFVRPGETMASNSYQCLLGGKGANQSVALAKAGARVKHVGAIHYNDQAIIKQLESLGVDTALIEKIDVPTGHAIIQLNKEAENSIILYQGANHALTEEQVDQVLSQAAAGDWVLLQNETNLIEYTMRKAQEHGVKVAFNPAPMDAELTKKVLGFVDLLIVNEVEAMDLIGTSDIDSTIAAFPKAYPELAVLITLGKAGVCYFSGKESAGKEKLFVKAFSVKAVDTTAAGDTFIGFCLASLMNGDDITQSITRACAASAICVTRLGAASSIPTQDEVTAFLAKNS